The Neodiprion lecontei isolate iyNeoLeco1 chromosome 2, iyNeoLeco1.1, whole genome shotgun sequence genome segment CAGAAATTAATCGTCTGTATGTACACTAGTTAATAAGTTTCTgccataattcagattgataaTGAATTcgtaaaaagtaaaagaattcGCCGGTGTACCAAATTAGTCGATAGTCAGTTTTTAGTAGCGATGTCATTCAGGTATAATAAGACTTTCACTGAGAAAAGaacaaagagaaagaaatataGTGTGTGTTTGtgcgaaaaagaaagaaatatacaGAGATATGGACGAAGAGAAAGTGAAGGAAATATGCATATActtatacaatgtatatcgAGAGCAAGAGAGATAGCAAAAAGgaacttgaaaatattctcaagTATATGTAAACTGTTTATAATCATCGTAGCTCTGTGCGCGTGTCTCCGGTCAGGTCTGTCCTCATCGTGGTGTTCGCCGCGGCCATCCTCACAGGCTTTTATTCAGCTCACCGACTAATACTCCCAGCTCTTACCTCCTGAGCCAGTTGTTCGACTTGGTTAACATCGCGTTTTCGCCTTTCCGGGAAAGCTACCCGGCCCCCGCGTTCGTCCCCTTTCTTTTGAGCCTGAACATTCTGCGCTCTCGACGACGATGACGGGTTCCAGTCATTCTCTGCGCTATCGTAACTGCTCTGCAATTTCTCATTGTAAGCCCCGAGGTTCTTCTGAGTATCGTTTGCTCTCAAATTCCTGTAGTAGTCCTCGGCATAATCACCGTATTCACCGGAGTAATCGCTGTCGTAGTCGTTGTCTTCACGGTAATATCCACCAGGGCCTTGGCCATAGCCGGGCTGACCATAAGGACCCTCGGAATAATGGGGCTTGTACACGGATTGATGGTGGTAGTGTGGCCTACCGGGATAAGCCACACCGAAGCCACCCCCGTGACTCGGGTAGTGGTGACCGAATGGCTTTTCGTAAATAGGGGGCCCTACGGGGTAATGCTGGGGGTAATAATGGCCACCTGGTTTACCGAGGAGGACTTGTTTCTTGTAGGCGAGAAGGTCGCCAAGCTTGTGGACTAGTCCGTGATTCGGGGTGACGTGGAGGTTGACGAACGGCTTGACTACCTTATCACCGTACTCGTCTTTCGTCACTTGAACTGCAACTAAGGGATTCACTGAGACCAGCCCGAGGTTTAGCCCCTGACTTCCGCCCCCGTAACCCGGGTAGGGATTTACTAGCGAATCTCCGCCGTAGGGGTTTATTGGGTAGCCGGCTCCTCCTTGTGGCAGTCCAAAACTGACGCCCCAGGTTGGCTTCAGGTTCAATTTCGAGGTGTCCAGGTCGCCGACGACCAGCCGCTGGAAATATTTTACCCACGTGGTAAAGTTACAACGACCCGGATGCAGAGGGTTAGCACGTTGGTTAGACACTCCTCGCTTTTTACGCCTTTCGCCGCTATTCCAAAACACTAGCCAAACGATACCAACCAACATGATAATCCCGAGTCCTTGCTTACTCGGACTCGATTCAAATGATTCGCATTTTCATTGTGCCGATGGCTGATCGCGTGACCTTGGACGGTGGAATGTACCTTCAACTTGTGTAATGTTCCCGGTTGACTTAAGTTGCTGtactttttttccccctcagACTGACGAAACAGTAATCTGGTAGGGTGTCAGGTGATGTGATTTGACGTGACCGGGAAACGTGAAGTGGAATCAGGTAGTTTCGTCTGAGGTGTTGATTGGAATTTGAAAGTGGAGTGTAGTTTAGgtcatgaaatttgaagtCAGAGTTATTGGAAATGAGCGAAAGTGCATTAATGTTATAGAAAGCGTTAAAAAGCGTTAAAAGCCGTACACCAACTTGCCTCATCCTCGTAATTCTGCGTTATAGAATTATATCTTTACAACCCATGCTCTTACAAATTCGTACCAATTGCCAAGCTTGAGGTATAAACACACTTTGCCTTGTCCGAGTTGACATAGTCACGAACAATCAATGAACCATAATCCTGTATAAAGCATTCATGGGGTTCTCCTGGACTTGGCAAATGGTAATAGACTACAGTTTATGCAAATTATAGTATGTATTATTTAGTGCCTTACCCCTTGTGCGTCGGTTTTCTTGACGTTCTCGCCCGCGAGCTCCTTAACGTCTCTCTTGGACCTCTTCGTTTCATCGTTATTGTCAGTCTTCTCGGCATTTGCTTCCAACGCTTTCTTGTTCTCTTCTATCGTGTGCTCAGCCTCTTCCGTGGCGTTTACGCCCTTAGGTACTCGAACAACGCTCATTGTACCATTTCCGTCGGTTAGAACGGCCTCAACGGTTTCTGCCTCGATATTTTTACCAAGATGCCTCGGGTCTATGGCCAGGTAGAGGTCATCCTTTCGTCCGAGCTGATCAACGGCCGGGCACTGCTCGTACGGCACACAAACGCAATCGTCGTAATTGGAAGACGAAAAACCGCTGTCGATTCCACCGTTTGATGACCCAAAACCGTTTCCGGATCCGAAGTTCCCGTTACCGTTAGACCCAAAGTTGTTGCCATTTGACCCGAAACCGTTGCTGGACCCGAAGCCGTTGTACGACGACGACGAACTGGAGTCATATTGACTGTTGCTAAACCCGGAATTGAACTGTTTACCGGTATCGTAATTGTTGGATGAGAATCCCTTATTAATGTTGCCAGTGCTGAAGGTAGGATCTTGTCGCGGCTTTTCGTAGCTCGGGTATCTGTCCGCGTAATTGCTGCTTCCAGAGCCGATCAGGTTGTTGCCAGAGGACGGAGTCTTGATTTTAAACTcttttttgaaactttcgaACTCGTTAAAGGAGTTGCCGAATCCCCCGCCATTACCGTAACTTCCACCCCCGTGTCCGTATCCGTAATTGTTAAATCCGTTATTACCAATGGGACCAGGTCCAATGATGGAACTGGGAGTCCCAGACACTACGCCAGGGTTGTTGACCACAACAGTTGGAGCTTTGCCTCCGTTGTTCGCATCTTCACCATGGTGGTAATGGTGATGGACATGTTGCTGCACTCCAGACCCTAAGCCCTGATTAAGAACGAGCTGCTTCTTGTCGATGAACTTGTCTTCGTATTCAAGCCCCCCGTCGAATGAAGCTCCACCCTCGTAGATGGGTTTGGAGTCATAGATTGGTCCCGGCTTCTTGAAGCCTGAGTATGGGCCGCTAAAACTGGGTGGAGGTCCATAGCTCGGTCCTGAGAATGACGGCGGTGGTCCAGAGAAGGATCCAGGTGGTCCATTGAAAGGCCCGGTTGGTCCAGAGTATATCGGTCCCGGAGGGCCAGAACTAAAGCTCGGAGGAACAGGCACTGGCCTTGGTGGTCCGTAGGGACGTTTTACTGGAATTGCGGGAAGAGGCCTTCCAACTGGTTTAATGGTGACAGGTTGTGCGTAAATGATTTCCTGTGGCTGAATGTCTCTGTGGGGTGAGTAATATGGGCGTCTTCCTTCGGGATTGTCACACTGTAAATGAAGAAACAGGTTTTTTATGCACAATTCCAAAAAACGTGGTCATAGGTTGCCAGTTCCACGAGACCAATCATATCATTGACACTTACGTTCATGAGGCCAAGCGAGCACAGCTTTTCCTTGATGTAGGCGCGTGCTACGGTATCATTCCCAAGTTGAAGAGCGCTCTTTACGTTCGGATCTGAGTATACTTCGTCGTAACCTTCCAGATTGCGACCCTGTCGATTCGATACGAGAATATCATCAATGACAGTGTCTACCTGCAAGacaaaggattttttttttttttttttactcaattaaTCTGCATACTTTTTTTAGGACCTCAAAGCAAATGCCTGAACCCAAAACGATCCTTACCAATCGAACCTGCTGTTCAAGAGCCTCAGCCACACCGCTACTATCTTGCTGTACATTGGAGTTATACTGTGGATAGTTCGTAGCGACGTTCTGCAGATCACTCTGCTGTTGTCCTTGCTGGGGGGCATCGGGTGCGTTGAAGGTCACTGGGTGAAAGGCCTCCTCCTGTTCTGTATTCGCTGCGGCAAGCAGGTCTTTACCCGTATCTTGCCACGACCATTGCtgttggtgttgttgttgGTTTGAAGATGAGGAACTTTGGAGAAACGATGACGTCCCGTATGAAACTTGATCAGCACACAAGCACTGCGCCAGCAGGCTCACCAGTATCACTCGCCACATTGTATATCACTCTGAAACCAAAAACCTACATCAGCTTTCACTGTCGGGTTCACTTCTCGTCGAGCTTAACCTTATCGTTCTCATAAAATCAAGTTCCGTCCATTTAGCTTTACTGAATTACAAATAGTCAATGAAGCATTTCGAATTTCTCCAACGATAAGGCTTGTCAGTGAAGATCATCATTTGTAGATTAAAATTCGGAACTCTTACGAACGTTCCAG includes the following:
- the LOC107225877 gene encoding uncharacterized protein LOC107225877 isoform X2 produces the protein MWRVILVSLLAQCLCADQVSYGTSSFLQSSSSSNQQQHQQQWSWQDTGKDLLAAANTEQEEAFHPVTFNAPDAPQQGQQQSDLQNVATNYPQYNSNVQQDSSGVAEALEQQVRLGRNLEGYDEVYSDPNVKSALQLGNDTVARAYIKEKLCSLGLMNCDNPEGRRPYYSPHRDIQPQEIIYAQPVTIKPVGRPLPAIPVKRPYGPPRPVPVPPSFSSGPPGPIYSGPTGPFNGPPGSFSGPPPSFSGPSYGPPPSFSGPYSGFKKPGPIYDSKPIYEGGASFDGGLEYEDKFIDKKQLVLNQGLGSGVQQHVHHHYHHGEDANNGGKAPTVVVNNPGVVSGTPSSIIGPGPIGNNGFNNYGYGHGGGSYGNGGGFGNSFNEFESFKKEFKIKTPSSGNNLIGSGSSNYADRYPSYEKPRQDPTFSTGNINKGFSSNNYDTGKQFNSGFSNSQYDSSSSSSYNGFGSSNGFGSNGNNFGSNGNGNFGSGNGFGSSNGGIDSGFSSSNYDDCVCVPYEQCPAVDQLGRKDDLYLAIDPRHLGKNIEAETVEAVLTDGNGTMSVVRVPKGVNATEEAEHTIEENKKALEANAEKTDNNDETKRSKRDVKELAGENVKKTDAQGRLVVGDLDTSKLNLKPTWGVSFGLPQGGAGYPINPYGGDSLVNPYPGYGGGSQGLNLGLVSVNPLVAVQVTKDEYGDKVVKPFVNLHVTPNHGLVHKLGDLLAYKKQVLLGKPGGHYYPQHYPVGPPIYEKPFGHHYPSHGGGFGVAYPGRPHYHHQSVYKPHYSEGPYGQPGYGQGPGGYYREDNDYDSDYSGEYGDYAEDYYRNLRANDTQKNLGAYNEKLQSSYDSAENDWNPSSSSRAQNVQAQKKGDERGGRVAFPERRKRDVNQVEQLAQERQFGRPPVCGPRHVCCRRQQINPGRPSRYGQCGVRNSQGINGRIKTPAHIDGDSEFGEYPWQVAILKKDPSESVYVCGGTLIGPRHILTAAHCIKTHAGRDLRARLGEWDVNHDVEFFPYIERDIVSVIVHPEFYAGTLYNDLAILKLDHDIDFERNPHISPACLPNRHDDFTGTRCWTTGWGKDAFGDSGKYQNILKEVDVPVLSNAVCENQMRRTRLGYSFNLHPGFICAGGEEGKDACKGDGGGPMVCERQGHWQLAGVVSWGIGCGQAGVPGVYTRVSHYLDWIRQITGQF
- the LOC107225877 gene encoding uncharacterized protein LOC107225877 isoform X1 is translated as MWRVILVSLLAQCLCADQVSYGTSSFLQSSSSSNQQQHQQQWSWQDTGKDLLAAANTEQEEAFHPVTFNAPDAPQQGQQQSDLQNVATNYPQYNSNVQQDSSGVAEALEQQVRLVDTVIDDILVSNRQGRNLEGYDEVYSDPNVKSALQLGNDTVARAYIKEKLCSLGLMNCDNPEGRRPYYSPHRDIQPQEIIYAQPVTIKPVGRPLPAIPVKRPYGPPRPVPVPPSFSSGPPGPIYSGPTGPFNGPPGSFSGPPPSFSGPSYGPPPSFSGPYSGFKKPGPIYDSKPIYEGGASFDGGLEYEDKFIDKKQLVLNQGLGSGVQQHVHHHYHHGEDANNGGKAPTVVVNNPGVVSGTPSSIIGPGPIGNNGFNNYGYGHGGGSYGNGGGFGNSFNEFESFKKEFKIKTPSSGNNLIGSGSSNYADRYPSYEKPRQDPTFSTGNINKGFSSNNYDTGKQFNSGFSNSQYDSSSSSSYNGFGSSNGFGSNGNNFGSNGNGNFGSGNGFGSSNGGIDSGFSSSNYDDCVCVPYEQCPAVDQLGRKDDLYLAIDPRHLGKNIEAETVEAVLTDGNGTMSVVRVPKGVNATEEAEHTIEENKKALEANAEKTDNNDETKRSKRDVKELAGENVKKTDAQGRLVVGDLDTSKLNLKPTWGVSFGLPQGGAGYPINPYGGDSLVNPYPGYGGGSQGLNLGLVSVNPLVAVQVTKDEYGDKVVKPFVNLHVTPNHGLVHKLGDLLAYKKQVLLGKPGGHYYPQHYPVGPPIYEKPFGHHYPSHGGGFGVAYPGRPHYHHQSVYKPHYSEGPYGQPGYGQGPGGYYREDNDYDSDYSGEYGDYAEDYYRNLRANDTQKNLGAYNEKLQSSYDSAENDWNPSSSSRAQNVQAQKKGDERGGRVAFPERRKRDVNQVEQLAQERQFGRPPVCGPRHVCCRRQQINPGRPSRYGQCGVRNSQGINGRIKTPAHIDGDSEFGEYPWQVAILKKDPSESVYVCGGTLIGPRHILTAAHCIKTHAGRDLRARLGEWDVNHDVEFFPYIERDIVSVIVHPEFYAGTLYNDLAILKLDHDIDFERNPHISPACLPNRHDDFTGTRCWTTGWGKDAFGDSGKYQNILKEVDVPVLSNAVCENQMRRTRLGYSFNLHPGFICAGGEEGKDACKGDGGGPMVCERQGHWQLAGVVSWGIGCGQAGVPGVYTRVSHYLDWIRQITGQF